A genomic stretch from Corynebacterium sp. 21KM1197 includes:
- a CDS encoding YeeE/YedE thiosulfate transporter family protein: MVITGLALGIVLGAVMQRGRFCVTGMLRDIFLQGSWRGFTGLLIVISVHAVGLAALTSLGVIAPEYEEIAPIAVIVGGLIFGLGIVLAGGCASGTWYRSAEGLVGSWIALGTYAASAAAMKSGALSGFNDALQSHTVPLRSLPETLGLSPWLFALALSAGTVVLARRYLEAERSLPVSRTRQPLWRRPLHLYAAAVLIGLLGVLAWPLSAATGRNDGLGITTPTSNILRYVVTGDTQRVDWGVMLVLGLLLGAFAAAKATGEFRVRVPDATAARRAVIGGVAMGVGASLAGGCTVGNGMVQTSLFTYQGWLALLFIALGVALGARLWLKPSAAPSLSEERGGLGALPSVSGLVSLGASQSTQGGGVATLAPGRYRLDTFGAVCPFPLIEAKEAMKRLEVGEELVIDFDCTQATDTLPRWAAEDGHEVVDFSERGAAGWSITVRKGA, translated from the coding sequence ATGGTGATAACGGGATTGGCCCTGGGGATAGTGCTGGGCGCGGTCATGCAGCGCGGGCGCTTCTGCGTCACCGGCATGCTGCGCGATATTTTCCTGCAAGGCTCCTGGCGGGGATTCACTGGCCTGCTCATCGTGATCTCCGTACACGCGGTGGGCCTGGCCGCGCTCACCAGCCTGGGCGTGATCGCCCCGGAGTATGAGGAGATCGCGCCCATCGCGGTGATCGTGGGCGGGCTGATCTTTGGCCTGGGGATCGTCCTGGCGGGCGGGTGCGCGTCCGGCACCTGGTATCGCTCCGCCGAGGGGCTGGTGGGTTCCTGGATCGCGCTGGGCACCTACGCGGCCTCCGCCGCCGCGATGAAGAGCGGCGCGCTGAGTGGGTTTAACGACGCCCTGCAATCCCACACCGTGCCGCTGCGCAGCCTCCCGGAAACCCTGGGGTTATCCCCGTGGCTCTTTGCCCTGGCGCTCAGCGCGGGCACCGTGGTGCTGGCGCGGCGTTATCTTGAAGCGGAGCGGAGCCTGCCGGTGTCGCGCACCCGCCAGCCGCTGTGGAGGCGCCCCCTGCACCTGTATGCGGCGGCGGTACTCATCGGTCTGCTGGGCGTGCTGGCCTGGCCGCTTTCCGCCGCCACCGGGCGCAACGATGGCCTGGGCATCACCACGCCCACCTCCAATATCCTGCGCTACGTGGTCACGGGCGATACCCAGCGCGTGGACTGGGGCGTCATGCTGGTTTTGGGGTTGCTGCTGGGAGCCTTTGCGGCGGCCAAGGCCACCGGGGAGTTCCGCGTGCGCGTCCCCGACGCCACCGCCGCGCGCCGGGCCGTGATCGGCGGGGTGGCGATGGGCGTGGGTGCCTCGCTGGCGGGCGGCTGCACCGTGGGCAACGGCATGGTGCAGACCTCCCTGTTCACCTATCAGGGCTGGTTGGCGCTGCTCTTTATCGCCCTGGGCGTGGCCCTGGGTGCGCGGCTGTGGCTCAAGCCTTCCGCCGCGCCGTCGCTTAGCGAGGAACGCGGTGGGCTCGGTGCCCTGCCGAGCGTGAGCGGGTTGGTGAGCCTGGGGGCGTCGCAAAGCACGCAGGGCGGCGGGGTGGCCACGCTCGCGCCGGGGCGCTACCGCCTGGACACCTTTGGCGCGGTGTGCCCCTTCCCGTTGATCGAGGCCAAGGAGGCCATGAAGCGGCTGGAGGTGGGGGAGGAGTTGGTGATTGACTTCGACTGCACCCAGGCCACCGACACCCTGCCGCGCTGGGCCGCCGAGGACGGGCACGAGGTGGTGGACTTCAGCGAGCGCGGCGCGGCAGGGTGGAGCATTACCGTGCGCAAGGGCGCGTGA